The Salarias fasciatus chromosome 12, fSalaFa1.1, whole genome shotgun sequence DNA segment tctttaaaaaaaagagagagagagaaaagtctgGTTTCTCAGTGTTCTCTGGGCTTATTCAACAGGTGGCCAAGAACCGTGGCAGGCATCACCACCCATCATCACTGCCTGCCGCAGCGCTACACCTCAGTGCCTgtagagggagggatggagcagAAAACGGCCTCCCGATACTGTGACCGCTCTGGAAAGTGGCAGGACGGGGACTACTCCAACTGCCACTACACCAACGGCATCACCCGAGTCCTGCACACCTTCATCCTGGTCAGTGCCACAGGAGCTACACGGCTCGTCATGAGACAATGCCTCACGGTCTGACCGCGGTCTGGTTCTTACATTTCAGAGACCCATCAATGCGTCCAATGCCGTCACTGTGGCGCATCAAGTGCGTACGTACACGATGGAGAGCACAGGCTTCACCGATTCAGTAGATGTGATGTATGTGGCGCAAATTATGGAGAGATTCATGGAATATGTCCGACAGCTGAGGGAGGTGAGTTCAGAATGGATCTTTTACAGCCATgcttttgtgatgttttctctGGATGTCCCTGtaaaagtgtctgtgtgtgtgtgtttcagttgtcGGAGGTGATGGTGGAGATGGGCAGTAACCTGATGCAGGTGGACAGTCAGATTCTCGCTCTtgctcagagagagaagagagccTGTAGCTCCATCGTCTACTCTCTGGAGACCTTAGCCTGGCCTCAGCTCCACAGTCATGCTCAGGACTTCTCCATGGTGAAGACCATCATTTTCCTttgtaaaatgacaaaatgtctttttccctcaacacctttaaatgaaaaaacaacacttttttaaCAACCCATAAACAGCAGCAATTAATtgactgaaatgtttgaaacagGTGTCTAAAAACATTGTGATGGAGGCTCATCTCATCCGACCGGCGCACTTCACCGGTATAACCTGCACGGCGTATCAGCGCCGTGATGTGCCCACGAGCACTCTGGGAATCGACGTGCCAGAACCCGTccatgagcagcagctccatttCCGCTGCAGCACCGGTTCCCACAACACCTCTCTCAGCAAGTTTCCACTGAAGGTGAGGCCTGAGTGAGCTCCACTCATACTGTACTATTCACAAGCAATTACGCCTTCATCGACAGCTATTATGTTTTTATTAGTCAATTTcagcaaataaatgaataaagactgttttttttcccccctttttttcccagaaTTCTGTAGCTCTGGCTTCGGTGACTCTTCCCGCTTCTCTGTTTCCTCCCGATGCTTCAGCAGATTGTAAACTCCAGTTTGTAGCTTTTCGAACTGGCAGCTTTTTCCCTCTGTCTGGAAACTCCAGCAACACTGAGCACTCCCGCAGACGCAGCGTGAACACTCCTGTCATTTTTGTGGGCCTCGGTAAGAAGACTTCtcatccaaacttttttttttaagggggtttatacatttaaagaaaataatgatattaaaaagtttaaatccTACTTAAAATAAAAGGTACAATCTGTGTCTTTTTAAACTTTAGCAATGTAATTCATCTATTCTTTTATTAAATATATTCATAGTGACATAAAAGTGACttcataaatgtaaatgtattcaCATCAATCTGCATTTTAAAGCACTTTGGAAAGGTTTTGTGATTTAGATTACATCTCATCCCATCACAGACGGGTGCAACATGTGGAACAACTCGGAGGCCATCTGGGTGTCGCTGCGCCACTTGTCACCCGGTACTGACGCCGTGGCGGCCCAGTGGAGCCTGAGGGGGCCGGAGAAGCAGGGCGGCTGGAGCCAGGAGGGCTGCCGGCTGGTCTACAGTGACAGCAGCACGTCCACCATGCGCTGCTCCGTGCTCGGAAACTACGCTGTGCTGCAGGTAGAAGGGCTTTGAATATTTAATCCGTAAAATCATACATGATCAACTGGCAGGCTCTGCTCCCATGTTGTTTGCGCTGCAagaacattttctaaaagtcaATAGATCATTGGTTTCATAGGTGATAAATGGTGGAGAGTAATTTTAATTATATATACATGCACTATAACCTGATTTGGaatatttcttttattaaattacCAGCCATaatcttcacattttttttctggcagCTATACTTGATTGCATTTCAGCcatctgcagagaaaaacacacatttatggCCTTCATAGTTAATGTAGTTGCTTGTTTTCAATTTAGTTCATGCAACACCACTGAGATTAAAGAAAACTTGTCTTTTCTCAGGAGGTGCCTGAGTTCCCCAACTCCAGTCCCATCCCTGTCAGGGTGCTCCACCCTGTGGTGTATGCCTGCACTGCAGTGCTCCTCCTTTGCCtcttcaccatcatcatcactcaCATTCTTCACCACAGGTACTGCAGCATTTCTACAAAGAGACCTGTTGCACCTGCTTATGGGTAATCTCCATCTTTTCGTTAACTGACACTGTTGCTCTTACAGTTCGATTCACATATCCAGAAAAAGTTGGCACACGTTGTTGAATACGTGCTTCCACATCGCCATGACAACAGCGATCTATGCAGGTGGCATAAGCTTAACCAGCTACCCGGTGGTTTGTCAGGCTGTAAGTTCTGAATTTCTTCAGTATTGTCATATTTTTTCATaaatttcataatttttttttttttgcttataaATTGGATGTCTGATGTGAATGCAACACAACAGGTGGGCATCGCCCTGCACTACTCCTCCCTCTCGACCCTGCTGTGGATCGGAGTCAGCGCCAGGGTCATTTACAAGGAGGCCGTGTGGAGAACGCCCCGGGTCCCAGAAGGAGAGTCTCCTGCTCCACCTACTCAGCGACCTATGCTCAGGTCAGTGAACATGCCACAGCTCACCTTCCGCCCACGTCCTCCACCATGAGattactgtttgttttcagtacgGTTCATGTTTGAGACAGATGCAGGAGGAGTGCTTTTGCATGGCCACCCAAAGAGTTCACCATCAAAAGCAGCCTTTGTCCTCCAGCAACCATAgtctctctgtttttaaaaaacctTGGGGGGACAGAACAGAGTGAATGCTGAACGGCAAAAAAGCCTAGAGCCGAGATGAGCATGGGAGGGGAGGAATGCGAGAGACCAACGTGACAGAAGCAGTGGGAGTTGTCATAAATCTGAGCGGGGTGACTCAAGGGGTACACTGTCTTCCCCAATATTCTTGTACGTTTCTCCtcccgctttttttttttttgcccctgtGATCTTGAAACTGCAATCATACACTCTGCCCCTGACCCCAGTGAACCTCCAGCCGCCCGCTTTGTTGCCCACTCAGCCACACGGGATCGGACTGCAATAAATCTCAGACTTCTGGAGTCGGTATTGATCCTTGTGACACTCTGCCTTCTGAGAGAGCAAAGAATCACACAACTGTGAATACAGACAACCAGAAAGAcatgaaatcatttaaaaaaaaaaatgagactgttgcacacattttaaaaacatcagCACACCCAAAGTTCttgttgtgaattatgcatgaCGTGAAAAcgtgtgtttctctgtcactGAAGGTTCTATCTGATAGCCGATGGAGTTCCTCTTATTATTTGTGGGATCACTGCAGCTGTCAATGTCAACAACTATGGAGACAACAGTCCATAGTAAGTTCTTTTCTTTATATTCTTTGTCCCCTGACATTGTGTTGATTCATGTGTTGCTGAAGTGAGGGATTCTGTGTGATATACTGAACACACAAAGATGTAATTGTTTTTGCGCTGACTCCTCCGCCATCTTTTGCGACTCTTGCAGCTGCTGGTTGGTCTGGCGCTCCAGCCTGGGCTCTTTCTTTGTCCCCGCTGGCCTCGTGGTGTTGGTGACCTGGATCTACTTCCTGTGCGCTGTATTTCGCCTGAGGCACCGTGTGGCCAAAGAATGCACAGGAACCACCCAGTCCTCTCCCGGGACCGACGGCCATCCCGCGATGACAGGAAGCACCAGCCTGCTCTCCACAGACTCTGCGGTGGGACCTCTGAACCCCATTATTCCTCCAGAGGACCAGTACTCTCTGAAGACTCAGTTCTCTGTGCTGGTGGccacccacttcctgtttgtggttCTGTGGTCTTGTGCGGCCATGGCGGTGTGGCTGACAGGTCACATCAGCCTGCTGTTCAGCTGTCTTTATGGGATGGCCGCCACCATCTTGGGGATTTTTCTGGTGGTCCATCACTGCTTCCGCCGTGCGGACGTGCAGGCGTCGTGGCTCGCCTGTTGCCCAGGCTATCGCCGCTCCCACCCCATGTCTacttacacacacacctgcacgaCTGTGAGCGGAGTGCATACGTCTGAACAGGGGTCCCAGCTGTTCATCAACTGCCACCCGCCGGGCGACTCTCACAACTCGTCGTCGGCTCGGTCGTCGTCCACGCCCAGCGGGGTCAGCAGCGTGGGGCCGGGGCCCTGCAAGCTCACCAACCTGCTGCAGGTGGCACAAGACAATTCCAACCACACCTCTCGAATCCCGACGGGCAACAACACCAGCACGAGCACTGACAACGTCACCAAGCCAACAAACAATACTCTGCCTGCCAATAACTGTGCTGCAGCCCCCGTGCATCCCCAGAGGAGGAAAGTGAGCAGCAGAACTAAACCAGGGAGTAGTCAGTATTATCATCGGGGCGAGGGCAGAGGTCACTATCGGCTCAAAGCCCTCAGGACTGCAGGAGGTGGGGGCAGTCTCGGGGCTTTGGGGCCCACGGGGTTAGAGCACCTCAGCTCGTCACATGCTGTTTACAAACAGGCCACGAGTGAGAACGGCAGCGTCCACCACAGCCTGTCGGAGAACCAGGCCAGCCCCCTGAGCAACGGAAAGCGGGTGGGCGAGTCGGTCGCCACCAGCCCCTCAGAGGGAAGCGACGGGGGCAGCAGTGGGAGCCGCAAGCCCTTCCCTCTGCTGCCGTCTGCGGCCAGCAGAGCCGCCGTGCACGGCGCTCAGAGA contains these protein-coding regions:
- the adgra2 gene encoding adhesion G protein-coupled receptor A2, which gives rise to MTGGGGAAEVRSSRRTMFAPGVGIPPLPGRLVLMLLLSVASEPGLSRACPGLLASTSGCSCTDERSKGHGVQAVGRRVSCSKEDMTDIPEASLLPNRTITLILSHNKIQVLKNGSFFGLYALEKLDLKHNLISTIRPGAFRGLSELRKLDLSNNRIGCLSAHTFQGLTNLTKLNLSGNIISTVDPGVFEELPSLKLVNFNSEYLSCDCGLRWVPDFFSSSSARLGEETLCAYPRSLRGKPLRGLRKSQLSCDVPLELHTLSLLPSQRQVVFRGDRLPFQCTAALVDNSTTLHWRHNGQLVTSDPETGVQLEDSLVHDCTFITSELILLNVHVEASGEWECVVSTGRGNASCTVEIVVLENSVSFCPEDKVVNNRGEFRWPRTVAGITTHHHCLPQRYTSVPVEGGMEQKTASRYCDRSGKWQDGDYSNCHYTNGITRVLHTFILRPINASNAVTVAHQVRTYTMESTGFTDSVDVMYVAQIMERFMEYVRQLRELSEVMVEMGSNLMQVDSQILALAQREKRACSSIVYSLETLAWPQLHSHAQDFSMVSKNIVMEAHLIRPAHFTGITCTAYQRRDVPTSTLGIDVPEPVHEQQLHFRCSTGSHNTSLSKFPLKNSVALASVTLPASLFPPDASADCKLQFVAFRTGSFFPLSGNSSNTEHSRRRSVNTPVIFVGLDGCNMWNNSEAIWVSLRHLSPGTDAVAAQWSLRGPEKQGGWSQEGCRLVYSDSSTSTMRCSVLGNYAVLQEVPEFPNSSPIPVRVLHPVVYACTAVLLLCLFTIIITHILHHSSIHISRKSWHTLLNTCFHIAMTTAIYAGGISLTSYPVVCQAVGIALHYSSLSTLLWIGVSARVIYKEAVWRTPRVPEGESPAPPTQRPMLRFYLIADGVPLIICGITAAVNVNNYGDNSPYCWLVWRSSLGSFFVPAGLVVLVTWIYFLCAVFRLRHRVAKECTGTTQSSPGTDGHPAMTGSTSLLSTDSAVGPLNPIIPPEDQYSLKTQFSVLVATHFLFVVLWSCAAMAVWLTGHISLLFSCLYGMAATILGIFLVVHHCFRRADVQASWLACCPGYRRSHPMSTYTHTCTTVSGVHTSEQGSQLFINCHPPGDSHNSSSARSSSTPSGVSSVGPGPCKLTNLLQVAQDNSNHTSRIPTGNNTSTSTDNVTKPTNNTLPANNCAAAPVHPQRRKVSSRTKPGSSQYYHRGEGRGHYRLKALRTAGGGGSLGALGPTGLEHLSSSHAVYKQATSENGSVHHSLSENQASPLSNGKRVGESVATSPSEGSDGGSSGSRKPFPLLPSAASRAAVHGAQRRCASRDNLKLAAAAAAAAAASDRESKRCSYPLNSVTTTVPGAATTNGTLKNSVLELEQDMSGTDQSHSSVGMKSGLWKSETTV